A window from Flavobacterium sp. 83 encodes these proteins:
- the gldL gene encoding gliding motility protein GldL encodes MALLSKKTMNFAYGMGAAVVIIGALFKITHLEFGLVTGNLMLTIGLVVEAAIFALSAFEPVEDEYKWENVYPQLKDPTAIGGTKTKVETPSDAQGLLSQKLDAMLKDAKIDGELMSSLGNSIKNFESAAKGIAPTVDSIASTKKYSEELTLAAAQMESLNSLYKIQLQSASRNAQINEEVAENNLKLKDQMQSLTSNLSSLNSVYGGMLSAMNNKG; translated from the coding sequence ATGGCATTACTTAGCAAAAAAACAATGAATTTCGCGTACGGAATGGGAGCGGCAGTTGTAATTATAGGAGCATTATTTAAAATTACGCACCTTGAATTCGGTCTTGTAACTGGAAATTTAATGCTAACAATTGGACTTGTTGTAGAAGCTGCAATCTTTGCTCTTTCTGCATTTGAACCAGTTGAGGATGAATATAAATGGGAAAATGTTTACCCACAATTAAAAGATCCTACAGCGATAGGAGGTACAAAAACAAAAGTAGAAACTCCTTCTGATGCTCAAGGATTGTTATCTCAAAAATTAGATGCAATGTTGAAAGATGCAAAAATTGACGGAGAATTAATGTCAAGTTTAGGAAATAGCATTAAAAATTTCGAATCAGCTGCTAAAGGAATTGCGCCTACCGTAGATTCAATTGCTTCAACTAAAAAATATAGTGAAGAGTTGACTTTGGCTGCAGCCCAAATGGAATCTTTAAATAGTTTATATAAAATTCAATTGCAAAGCGCTTCAAGAAATGCACAAATCAATGAAGAAGTTGCTGAAAATAACTTAAAATTAAAAGACCAAATGCAGTCTTTGACATCTAATTTGTCATCACTTAACAGTGTATACGGAGGAATGCTTTCTGCAATGAATAATAAAGGATAA
- the gldM gene encoding gliding motility protein GldM, producing MAGGKLTPRQKMINLMYLVFIAMLALNMSKEVLSAFGILNNKIVESNSITDTRNESSFLQLAQKAVDQPGQFGDKKAKVEKIRAVSKEFNDYLENIKATVTKNFVRDAEGNLPYEQMDKGDLIDRMFFTGDKVSKQGQEFLDKINNFSTQIKQIGGSSIADSEMKKIEARFATNPVYSEKAGAKLAWIDYNYKGFPLIATITKLSQLQADIKTTESDVMTGMFQSDLVAAASLTAYQPIVVLEKSVFFQGEAVKGKIILGKFDPSLKAKSVIVNGSSVAAQAGQANFSFGAGNIGEHPIGGSFNFDENGKVVSLPIKDKYVVVARPKSATISADKMNVVYRGVVNPMTISFAGVSADKVSASAPGLSSAGGGKYNMSPGAGSETVINVTATLPDGSKVSDKKSFRIKGIPGPTGTIRGEMGVVKGPKSNLQIATIGAKLVDFDFEVGLDVVGFNLKVTGQPTVVVQGNKLNAQCNAVLSKAVRGDQVTISEIKTKLVGAGSYLLPRTAPVIFEIQ from the coding sequence ATGGCAGGAGGAAAACTAACCCCTAGACAGAAGATGATAAACCTAATGTACTTGGTTTTTATCGCAATGTTAGCATTAAATATGTCCAAAGAAGTATTATCTGCTTTTGGAATTTTGAATAATAAAATTGTAGAGTCTAACTCTATAACAGATACTAGAAATGAAAGTTCATTTTTACAATTAGCTCAAAAAGCAGTAGATCAACCAGGGCAGTTTGGTGATAAGAAAGCTAAAGTCGAGAAAATTAGAGCAGTTTCTAAAGAGTTTAATGACTACTTAGAAAACATCAAAGCGACAGTTACAAAAAATTTCGTTAGAGATGCTGAAGGAAATTTGCCATATGAGCAAATGGATAAAGGGGATTTAATTGATAGGATGTTTTTTACTGGTGATAAGGTTTCTAAGCAAGGACAAGAGTTTTTAGATAAGATTAATAACTTTTCAACTCAAATCAAACAAATTGGTGGAAGTTCAATTGCTGATTCTGAAATGAAAAAAATCGAAGCTAGATTTGCCACTAATCCAGTTTATTCTGAAAAAGCGGGTGCTAAATTAGCTTGGATTGATTATAACTATAAAGGATTTCCACTTATCGCTACAATTACAAAATTGTCTCAATTACAAGCGGATATTAAAACTACCGAAAGCGATGTAATGACTGGAATGTTTCAATCAGATTTAGTTGCTGCTGCCTCTCTTACTGCTTATCAACCGATAGTAGTTCTTGAAAAATCAGTTTTCTTTCAAGGTGAAGCTGTAAAAGGTAAAATTATTCTTGGAAAATTTGATCCGTCATTAAAAGCAAAGTCTGTAATAGTGAATGGTTCAAGCGTAGCTGCTCAAGCCGGTCAGGCAAATTTTTCGTTTGGAGCAGGCAACATAGGGGAACACCCGATTGGTGGTTCATTCAATTTTGACGAAAATGGAAAAGTTGTTAGTTTGCCTATTAAAGATAAATATGTTGTTGTTGCCAGACCAAAATCGGCTACTATTTCCGCTGATAAAATGAATGTTGTTTATAGAGGTGTTGTAAATCCTATGACAATTTCTTTTGCTGGTGTATCAGCTGATAAAGTTTCGGCTAGTGCTCCTGGCCTTAGTTCAGCAGGTGGTGGTAAATACAATATGAGCCCAGGTGCGGGTTCAGAGACTGTTATCAATGTTACAGCTACATTACCTGATGGTTCTAAAGTTTCTGATAAAAAATCTTTTAGAATCAAAGGAATTCCTGGGCCTACAGGTACAATACGTGGTGAAATGGGAGTGGTAAAAGGTCCTAAATCAAATTTACAGATTGCTACTATTGGAGCTAAATTAGTTGATTTTGACTTTGAAGTTGGTTTGGATGTAGTTGGATTTAATCTTAAAGTTACAGGACAACCTACTGTAGTTGTTCAAGGAAATAAATTGAATGCACAGTGTAATGCTGTTCTTTCTAAAGCCGTTAGAGGAGATCAAGTTACAATTTCTGAAATTAAAACAAAATTAGTAGGAGCTGGTAGTTATTTATTGCCAAGAACTGCTCCAGTAATTTTTGAAATACAATAA
- the gldN gene encoding gliding motility protein GldN has translation MNVRNFLIAIISVAWSFASVAQSNLLNAKTPDQIGLKTAAQLISDNDKPLAYGYVHDRDVLMGKTTWEIIDLSEKINFSLYFPIDTANIGSDRRSLYDVLTKAMRSGKITEVYTDSYFNTKKSIQDIQASLTRIDTTDAGREQINAGAQISPEFILKSDLTAQDVTQYKIKGYWYFDKRQSELKYRLLGICPVTPDVFTMNSDDKDYIELFWIFFPAARNILHDAKAFNDKNSAMPVSFDQILNSRKFNSVIYKEENIYGDRSIAEYMKDNAQNQLLESERVKEKIRNFEQDMWNY, from the coding sequence ATGAATGTAAGAAATTTTTTGATTGCTATTATCTCTGTTGCTTGGAGTTTTGCATCTGTAGCACAATCTAATTTACTAAATGCTAAAACGCCAGATCAAATAGGGCTTAAAACTGCAGCGCAGCTCATTTCAGATAATGACAAACCGTTAGCTTATGGTTATGTTCATGATAGAGATGTATTGATGGGCAAGACAACATGGGAAATAATCGATTTAAGCGAAAAGATTAATTTTTCATTGTATTTTCCTATTGATACTGCTAATATCGGTTCAGATAGAAGATCATTATATGATGTTTTAACAAAAGCAATGAGAAGTGGTAAGATAACAGAGGTGTATACTGATAGTTATTTTAATACTAAAAAATCAATCCAAGATATTCAGGCTTCATTGACACGTATCGATACAACTGATGCGGGAAGAGAACAAATAAATGCTGGTGCGCAAATTTCACCAGAGTTTATTTTAAAGTCAGATCTTACTGCTCAGGATGTTACACAATATAAAATAAAAGGATATTGGTATTTTGACAAACGTCAAAGTGAATTGAAATATCGTTTGTTAGGAATTTGTCCAGTGACTCCTGATGTGTTTACAATGAACAGTGACGATAAAGATTATATCGAGTTGTTTTGGATATTTTTTCCTGCAGCACGAAACATTTTGCATGATGCAAAAGCTTTTAATGATAAAAATTCTGCGATGCCTGTTTCTTTTGATCAAATTCTTAATTCAAGAAAATTCAATAGTGTCATTTACAAGGAAGAGAATATTTATGGTGACAGGTCAATTGCTGAATACATGAAAGATAACGCTCAGAATCAATTGTTAGAGTCTGAAAGAGTTAAAGAAAAAATTCGCAATTTCGAACAAGATATGTGGAATTATTAA
- a CDS encoding FAD-binding oxidoreductase encodes MIDYLIIGSGLAGISFAEIALRNDKTIFMLDNNSQNSSKIAGGLYNPVILKRFSEVWQAQEQLVLMGEFYSILEKKMSSKVDFKRPILRKFFSVEEQNNWFAASDKVALAPFLSTQLIFKKYLGIDSPYGYGEVLQTGYVDTALLLSKYRVYLNQNNLFREESFDYEALQIESDGIQYKNFHAKHIIFAEGFGMHANPFFNHLPLDGTKGELFIIKATQLDLDVIVNTSVFILPLGNDLFKVGATYNWKDKTDLPTEEGKVELMDRIKEIITCDFEVVEHFAGVRPTVKDRRPLVGTLQNYESIHILNGLGTRGVMLGPAMAKALFENIEYKIPLNKEIDINRFLPKGKK; translated from the coding sequence ATGATAGATTATTTAATTATAGGTTCTGGTTTAGCGGGTATTTCATTTGCAGAGATTGCTTTGCGGAATGATAAGACTATTTTCATGTTAGATAATAATTCTCAAAATTCTTCAAAGATAGCTGGTGGGTTGTATAATCCGGTTATTTTAAAACGCTTTAGCGAAGTCTGGCAAGCTCAAGAACAACTTGTATTGATGGGTGAATTTTATTCTATTTTAGAAAAAAAAATGAGTTCTAAAGTAGATTTTAAAAGACCAATTTTAAGAAAATTTTTTTCTGTTGAAGAACAGAATAATTGGTTTGCTGCTTCAGATAAAGTGGCTTTAGCTCCTTTTTTGTCTACTCAATTAATTTTTAAAAAGTATTTAGGAATTGATTCGCCATATGGATATGGTGAAGTTTTACAAACTGGTTACGTAGATACTGCCTTGTTGTTGAGTAAATACAGAGTGTATTTGAACCAAAATAATCTATTTAGGGAAGAATCATTTGATTACGAAGCTTTACAAATTGAAAGTGATGGAATTCAGTATAAAAATTTTCATGCCAAGCATATTATTTTTGCAGAAGGTTTTGGGATGCATGCCAATCCCTTTTTTAATCATTTGCCTTTAGATGGTACCAAAGGGGAGCTTTTTATTATAAAAGCAACACAGTTAGATTTAGATGTAATTGTAAATACAAGTGTGTTTATTTTACCTCTTGGGAACGATTTATTCAAAGTGGGTGCAACTTATAATTGGAAAGACAAAACTGATTTACCAACAGAAGAAGGTAAGGTTGAGCTAATGGATAGAATTAAAGAAATTATAACTTGTGATTTTGAAGTTGTTGAGCATTTTGCTGGAGTTAGGCCAACTGTAAAAGACAGGAGACCTTTAGTTGGAACACTTCAAAACTATGAGTCAATACATATTTTAAATGGTTTAGGTACAAGGGGTGTTATGTTAGGCCCAGCAATGGCTAAAGCTTTGTTTGAAAATATCGAATATAAAATTCCTTTAAATAAAGAAATTGATATCAATCGATTTCTGCCCAAAGGAAAAAAATAA
- a CDS encoding DUF983 domain-containing protein: protein MLKKGSKLYSILTGTCPKCQNESMYLDKNPLHFNKILKMHENCSHCGLKYQIEPSFFYGAMYVSYGLNVGIGIAAFIVSFVIFGSSLKIAFIAIIATLILSFPFVLRWSRNIYINMFVSYDPKTNIK, encoded by the coding sequence ATGTTAAAAAAAGGATCCAAATTATATAGCATTTTAACAGGAACTTGTCCTAAATGTCAGAATGAGAGTATGTATTTGGATAAAAATCCACTACATTTCAACAAAATTTTAAAAATGCATGAAAATTGCAGTCATTGTGGTTTAAAATATCAAATTGAACCTTCATTCTTTTATGGAGCAATGTATGTAAGTTATGGTTTGAATGTTGGTATTGGAATAGCGGCCTTTATTGTTTCATTTGTAATTTTCGGATCCAGTCTGAAAATTGCTTTCATAGCTATAATTGCAACATTAATTCTATCATTCCCATTTGTTTTACGCTGGTCTAGAAATATATATATTAATATGTTTGTCTCGTATGATCCAAAAACAAATATAAAATAA
- a CDS encoding ATP-binding cassette domain-containing protein yields the protein MLNIHNLSVSFGGTYLFEEVTFRLGAGDRVGLVGKNGAGKSTMLKMLAKDFAPDSGVISQEKDLRMGFLRQDIDFEQGRTVLEEAYEAFTEIKIVEKKLEEINHLLVTRTDYESDEYSQIIEDLSDYTHRFELLGGYNYVGDTEKILLGLGFKREVFDNQTETFSGGWRMRIELAKLLLQANDVLLLDEPTNHLDIESIIWLESFLRNYPGVVVIVSHDKMFLDNVTNRTIEISLGKAYDFNRPYSQYLELRHEIREKQLATQKNQAKKIEETEKLIEKFRAKASKASMAQSMIKKLDKIERIEVDEDDNSVMNITFPVSKEPGRVVIEAENVTKSYGDKTILKDISLLVERGSKIAFVGQNGQGKSTFIKAIVDEFEYKGNIKLGHNVQLGYFAQNQAEYLDGEITLLQTMEDAAADTNRMKVRDMLGSFLFRGDDVEKKVKVLSGGERNRLALCKLLLQPINVLLMDEPTNHLDIKSKNVLKAALQKFGGTLLLVSHDRDFLQGMSNLVYEFKDQKIKEYLGDINYFLEQRNMENMREVEKKDAQKAAAPKESNKASYEDQKKGKALQNKLSKVESQIKQLEKDIQNDDKMLASNYDKHIEDAKFFMAYNKKKAELDKLLLDWELVQEEIDNL from the coding sequence ATGCTTAATATACATAATTTATCCGTTTCGTTTGGTGGTACTTATTTATTTGAAGAAGTTACCTTTCGATTGGGTGCTGGAGACCGAGTGGGTCTTGTTGGGAAAAACGGGGCCGGAAAATCCACCATGCTTAAAATGTTGGCTAAAGATTTTGCTCCTGATTCAGGTGTTATTTCTCAAGAGAAAGATCTTCGAATGGGGTTTTTGCGTCAGGATATTGATTTTGAACAAGGGAGAACAGTTCTTGAAGAAGCTTATGAAGCTTTTACGGAGATAAAAATAGTTGAGAAAAAGCTCGAAGAGATTAATCACTTGTTGGTTACCCGTACGGATTATGAAAGTGATGAATACAGCCAAATTATTGAAGACTTATCGGATTATACCCATCGTTTTGAATTATTGGGTGGCTATAATTATGTAGGTGATACGGAGAAAATTCTTCTTGGATTAGGTTTTAAAAGAGAAGTATTCGATAATCAAACGGAAACCTTTTCAGGTGGATGGAGAATGCGTATTGAATTAGCCAAATTATTATTACAGGCGAATGATGTTTTGTTGTTGGATGAGCCTACGAATCACTTGGATATAGAAAGTATTATTTGGTTAGAAAGTTTCCTTCGCAATTATCCAGGTGTTGTGGTGATTGTTTCACACGATAAAATGTTTTTGGATAATGTGACCAATAGAACCATCGAAATATCTCTTGGTAAGGCATATGATTTCAACAGACCGTATTCTCAATATTTAGAATTACGTCATGAAATTCGCGAAAAACAATTGGCAACGCAAAAAAATCAAGCCAAAAAAATTGAAGAAACTGAGAAATTAATCGAAAAATTCCGTGCGAAAGCTTCCAAAGCTTCTATGGCACAATCGATGATTAAAAAACTCGACAAAATAGAACGTATTGAAGTTGATGAAGATGATAATTCGGTGATGAATATTACTTTTCCAGTTTCAAAAGAACCGGGACGAGTAGTTATAGAAGCTGAAAATGTGACTAAAAGCTATGGTGATAAAACGATTTTAAAAGATATCAGCTTGTTAGTAGAACGAGGAAGCAAAATAGCATTCGTTGGACAAAACGGACAAGGAAAATCGACTTTCATAAAAGCTATTGTCGATGAGTTTGAATATAAGGGGAATATTAAATTAGGGCACAATGTTCAATTGGGGTATTTTGCTCAAAATCAAGCAGAATATCTTGATGGTGAAATTACTTTGCTGCAAACTATGGAAGATGCGGCAGCAGACACCAACAGAATGAAAGTACGCGATATGCTGGGGTCTTTCTTGTTTCGTGGTGATGATGTAGAGAAAAAGGTAAAAGTTCTTTCTGGAGGCGAAAGAAACCGTTTGGCGTTGTGTAAATTGTTGTTGCAACCCATCAATGTTTTATTAATGGATGAGCCTACAAATCACTTGGATATCAAATCAAAGAATGTTTTGAAAGCGGCGCTTCAAAAATTTGGCGGGACTTTATTACTAGTTTCTCACGATAGAGATTTCTTGCAGGGAATGTCAAATTTGGTTTACGAATTCAAAGATCAAAAGATTAAAGAATACTTAGGGGATATTAATTATTTCTTAGAACAACGTAATATGGAAAATATGCGTGAAGTAGAGAAAAAAGATGCCCAAAAAGCTGCAGCACCTAAAGAAAGTAACAAAGCTTCTTACGAAGATCAAAAGAAAGGTAAGGCATTACAAAATAAATTGAGTAAAGTGGAAAGTCAAATCAAGCAATTGGAAAAAGACATTCAAAACGACGACAAAATGCTAGCTTCTAACTATGATAAGCATATTGAAGATGCTAAATTTTTTATGGCTTACAATAAAAAGAAAGCCGAGTTGGATAAATTGCTTTTGGATTGGGAACTCGTTCAGGAAGAAATAGATAATTTATAA
- a CDS encoding App1 family protein, producing the protein MKPILKLYRGYANEQELIVMGHVFKPTTVKEYDFQKKNIKNATSVIGMFRIKTQANADVYLEHNKMKIHTKTLNDGYFKFCVPLDQFTRYGWIEYEVSIVHQNETITIKDTYIRPHKGNLGIISDIDDTFLVSYTLNPLKKLYVLLFKNIYKRKIYEDVVAHYQALSTAGRENKEEFNAFFYVSSSEWNLYRFIIKFTELHHLPKAVLLLKDIKTSIKDFFLTGGGNHNHKFDKIKHILEFYPNLEYVLLGDDSQHDAFLYEAICKIFPVTVKAVYIRQTGNSKKDKVTTVLKNLETLKVSVCYFKNSSEAIAHSKMIGIIV; encoded by the coding sequence ATGAAGCCTATTTTAAAATTATATCGGGGCTATGCTAATGAGCAAGAATTAATTGTGATGGGACATGTTTTTAAACCAACAACAGTCAAAGAATATGACTTTCAGAAAAAAAACATCAAAAACGCAACTTCGGTGATTGGTATGTTTAGAATTAAAACACAAGCAAATGCAGATGTTTATCTAGAACATAATAAAATGAAAATCCATACCAAAACTTTGAATGATGGTTATTTTAAATTTTGTGTGCCATTAGACCAATTTACCCGTTATGGTTGGATTGAATATGAGGTGAGCATTGTTCACCAAAACGAAACCATAACAATTAAAGACACTTACATTCGCCCTCACAAAGGAAATTTAGGAATTATATCAGATATTGATGATACTTTTTTAGTATCGTATACGTTAAATCCTTTGAAGAAATTATATGTTTTATTATTTAAAAACATTTATAAAAGAAAAATTTACGAAGACGTTGTCGCACACTACCAAGCATTAAGCACCGCAGGAAGAGAAAATAAAGAAGAATTCAATGCATTTTTCTATGTTTCCAGTAGCGAATGGAATTTGTACCGTTTTATTATAAAGTTTACTGAACTTCATCATCTGCCAAAAGCGGTTTTACTATTGAAAGATATTAAAACGAGCATCAAAGATTTTTTTCTTACCGGAGGAGGAAATCACAACCATAAGTTTGACAAAATAAAACACATTTTAGAATTCTATCCTAATTTAGAATATGTCCTGCTTGGCGATGATTCACAACACGATGCATTTTTATACGAAGCAATATGCAAAATTTTCCCTGTAACCGTGAAAGCTGTTTATATTAGACAAACAGGTAATTCTAAAAAAGATAAGGTAACAACTGTTTTAAAAAATTTAGAAACCTTAAAAGTATCCGTTTGTTATTTCAAAAATAGTAGTGAAGCCATTGCACATTCAAAAATGATTGGAATTATTGTATAA
- a CDS encoding diacylglycerol kinase family protein produces the protein MRKNIIMVVNPISGDIDKSEFIVAAAHLAAADNLNFVLYNTTGEDDILKIKSLYLSYNPERIIVAGGDGTIKMVAEAMEKNDVIIGIVPAGSANGLAMDLNLPSTIEENLDIAFHNTYMEIDMISINGKKSIHLSDLGLNAEMIKNYEKSSIRGKWGYVLQTVSTLIDLNDPFTATIKGDFETIECTARMIVIANSKKYGTGISINPNGVMDDGKFELVILKNLDLVVLGKIITGNMPLDSDDVEIISIDRAEITTNVPVCFQIDGEYCGEETKLNIEILPKQMKVAIP, from the coding sequence TTGAGAAAGAATATCATAATGGTTGTTAATCCTATTTCTGGAGATATAGATAAATCAGAATTTATTGTAGCTGCAGCACATTTAGCTGCGGCTGACAATCTAAATTTCGTACTTTATAATACTACAGGTGAAGATGATATTTTAAAGATAAAATCACTTTATTTAAGTTATAATCCGGAAAGAATTATTGTAGCTGGCGGGGATGGAACGATAAAGATGGTAGCTGAAGCGATGGAAAAAAATGATGTAATTATTGGAATTGTGCCTGCAGGTTCCGCTAACGGTTTAGCTATGGATTTAAATTTGCCGTCAACAATCGAGGAAAACTTAGACATTGCTTTCCATAATACGTATATGGAAATCGATATGATTTCTATCAATGGAAAAAAAAGTATACATTTAAGTGATTTGGGACTTAATGCTGAAATGATTAAAAACTATGAAAAGAGTTCTATTCGTGGTAAATGGGGTTATGTTTTACAAACTGTAAGTACATTAATAGATTTAAATGATCCTTTTACAGCGACAATCAAAGGTGATTTTGAAACTATTGAATGTACAGCGAGAATGATTGTGATTGCTAATTCTAAAAAGTATGGTACAGGAATTTCTATTAATCCTAATGGTGTTATGGATGATGGGAAATTTGAATTAGTTATTTTGAAAAACCTAGATTTAGTTGTTTTAGGAAAAATTATCACAGGTAATATGCCCTTAGATTCTGATGACGTAGAAATAATTTCTATAGATAGAGCTGAAATTACTACCAATGTGCCTGTTTGTTTTCAAATTGATGGAGAATATTGTGGAGAGGAAACAAAACTGAATATTGAAATCTTACCCAAGCAAATGAAAGTTGCAATTCCTTAA
- a CDS encoding GNAT family N-acetyltransferase, which produces MNTSYSFKIYNSTAQLPKKWNDLAVSTIFLSKKYLEVLEKSSPENMICNFIGIFDNSNLVGIAVSQFLDLNKLESFGERDKCIKTAIRNFAFRNFSSHVLLIGNNMLSGQNSFYFSDSADKKKALQALKLASINLKKNFKTKGKKIHLTSFKDFTSDEIQTFDIPEFKNDYQFSTQPNMVFKISENWKSEQDYIDALSKKYRDQYKRARKKAALIEKRKMHLEDIIAYEDTIYDLYIHVAKNAPFNTFFLPKNHFRIFKEILKDKFLFYGYFIDEKLIGFNTLIKNGEVMDTYFLGYDESIQREKMLYLNMLYDMIAYSINKGFKEIVFARTALEIKSSVGAKPIKMYGFIEHNNSIVNYYLPKIFKYLEPETIWQERNPFK; this is translated from the coding sequence TTGAATACTTCTTATTCTTTCAAAATTTATAATTCTACTGCTCAACTTCCAAAAAAATGGAATGATTTAGCTGTTTCAACCATTTTTTTATCAAAAAAATATCTGGAGGTATTAGAAAAATCATCTCCTGAGAATATGATTTGCAATTTTATTGGAATTTTCGACAATAGCAATTTAGTTGGTATTGCTGTTTCTCAATTCCTAGATTTAAATAAATTGGAATCCTTTGGAGAACGAGACAAATGTATTAAAACAGCAATACGAAATTTTGCTTTTCGAAATTTCAGTTCTCATGTTCTTCTCATTGGCAATAATATGCTATCTGGACAAAATTCTTTTTATTTTTCTGATTCTGCTGATAAAAAGAAGGCTTTACAAGCATTAAAATTGGCTTCCATTAATTTGAAAAAAAACTTTAAAACTAAAGGAAAAAAAATTCATCTTACCTCGTTTAAAGATTTCACGAGTGATGAAATTCAAACCTTTGACATTCCTGAATTTAAAAATGATTATCAGTTTTCTACCCAGCCCAATATGGTTTTTAAAATAAGTGAAAATTGGAAATCAGAACAAGATTACATAGATGCGCTTTCAAAAAAATATAGAGATCAGTACAAAAGAGCCCGAAAAAAAGCAGCTCTAATAGAGAAAAGAAAAATGCATCTTGAAGATATTATTGCATATGAAGATACAATTTATGATTTGTATATTCATGTTGCTAAAAATGCTCCTTTCAATACTTTTTTTCTGCCTAAAAATCATTTTAGAATTTTCAAAGAAATCTTAAAAGATAAATTCCTTTTTTATGGCTATTTCATCGATGAAAAACTAATAGGTTTCAACACTTTAATAAAAAATGGCGAAGTGATGGACACTTATTTTCTGGGATACGACGAAAGCATTCAACGCGAAAAAATGTTGTATTTAAATATGCTATATGACATGATCGCTTATTCAATAAATAAAGGTTTTAAGGAAATTGTTTTTGCAAGAACTGCTTTAGAAATTAAAAGTTCTGTAGGAGCAAAACCTATAAAAATGTATGGTTTTATTGAGCATAACAATTCTATCGTTAATTATTACTTGCCAAAAATATTTAAATATTTAGAGCCCGAAACTATTTGGCAGGAACGAAATCCTTTTAAATAA
- a CDS encoding 4a-hydroxytetrahydrobiopterin dehydratase, with the protein MKTYSEETIQPQLKELKDWQFINNGLEKKFSFLNFTQALGFIVQVGVMAEKRNHHPEFHNVYNKVSIRLTTHDAEGVTDKDVDLANAIDQIQ; encoded by the coding sequence ATGAAAACCTATTCAGAAGAAACAATTCAACCTCAATTAAAAGAGCTAAAGGATTGGCAATTTATTAATAATGGATTAGAGAAAAAGTTTTCTTTTTTAAACTTCACACAAGCATTGGGTTTCATCGTTCAAGTAGGAGTGATGGCTGAGAAAAGGAATCATCATCCAGAATTTCATAATGTGTATAATAAAGTTTCGATTCGGTTAACAACTCATGATGCTGAAGGAGTTACCGATAAAGATGTTGATTTAGCAAATGCGATTGATCAGATACAATAA
- a CDS encoding DUF1761 domain-containing protein, translating to MEINFLALLVAALSTLLVGYVWYHPKIFGTIWMKEAGLTEQSMKGSNMAAIFGFAVFYAFLIAIILQFLTIHQWGALSMVGGDATKALPSYAAFMTDYGTAFRTFKHGAFHGFLSGLFLALPIIGTNALFERRSFKYTLIAGGFWIVCFIIMGGIICAWV from the coding sequence ATGGAAATTAATTTTTTAGCGCTATTAGTTGCAGCTTTATCTACCCTTTTGGTAGGGTATGTTTGGTACCACCCAAAAATTTTTGGTACAATTTGGATGAAAGAGGCAGGTTTAACTGAACAAAGCATGAAAGGCAGCAATATGGCAGCGATTTTTGGTTTTGCAGTTTTTTATGCTTTTCTTATTGCTATAATTCTTCAGTTTTTGACGATTCATCAATGGGGCGCTCTTAGCATGGTTGGTGGTGATGCTACAAAAGCTTTACCTTCTTACGCTGCATTTATGACTGATTATGGAACTGCATTTAGAACATTCAAACATGGCGCATTTCATGGATTTTTATCCGGTTTATTTTTAGCGCTGCCTATTATTGGGACAAATGCATTATTCGAAAGAAGAAGCTTTAAATACACTTTAATAGCCGGAGGCTTCTGGATTGTATGCTTTATAATTATGGGAGGAATTATCTGTGCTTGGGTTTAA